GCCGCGCTCGGCACGCAATGCCCTGAGCTTCTCGCCGAACGGGGTCACTGTCGCGTCCTCAAGGCCGGCATCCTCATGACCGCGTCCGCCGCAAGCGGATATAGAGCGCGCCCGAGCCGCCATGATTGCGGGCGGCATGATCATGACTCGAAACAAGGTGCCGGAAGGCCGGTGTCGACAACCAGTGCGGCACCGAGCGCCGCAAGATCCCGTCGCCGCCCGAGGACGAGCCCTTGCCGGTGATGACCAGCACGTAGCGGATGCCGCCGGCATGCGCGCGGTGCAGGAAGCCGAGCAGCAGCGAATAGGCCTCGTCCTGCGTCATGCCATGCAGATCGACGCGGCCCTCGATCGGCAGCCGGCCTTTCTTCAGCTTGTCGAGCGTCTGGTCGTCGAGCGCATGCGAGACGTGCTGCGGCTTCGGCTTCGCGGCAACGACCGGAGCGCCGTTGGCCGGCGCGGGCGCCGGCGCCGGCTTCGGCTCGACGATATCGGGAATCTCGATCGCGACCTTGCCTTTCAGCGGCCGCGTCGTCCGCGCCACCAGGTTCCATAGGATACGATCGTCCTCGCTGAGCTTGTCGTCGCGGCGGGTCACGCGCCCCTCCTGTCGACCAGCCCGCGCGGGACCAGCGCGTAGAAGTCGGCGGCGTCGCGCACAACGCCGGCGATTTCGCCGGCGGCATC
The window above is part of the Mesorhizobium sp. WSM4904 genome. Proteins encoded here:
- a CDS encoding Smr/MutS family protein codes for the protein MTRRDDKLSEDDRILWNLVARTTRPLKGKVAIEIPDIVEPKPAPAPAPANGAPVVAAKPKPQHVSHALDDQTLDKLKKGRLPIEGRVDLHGMTQDEAYSLLLGFLHRAHAGGIRYVLVITGKGSSSGGDGILRRSVPHWLSTPAFRHLVSSHDHAARNHGGSGALYIRLRRTRS